One window of Trifolium pratense cultivar HEN17-A07 linkage group LG5, ARS_RC_1.1, whole genome shotgun sequence genomic DNA carries:
- the LOC123887168 gene encoding uncharacterized protein LOC123887168, translating to MLHRAFRTDMRQKHLRDSDGNYKEHPPRDLYPQITKEHWNSFVAWSKTDEFQKLSKANRERALDPEYPYRGSRKGYARLEEDMNGAIDNANVQRILDKCEELAQTLPEEEVENRGRKDILYQALDRPNYSGRVTAMGFGVCPKDVFQPEVPAAKQKTVENIHAMYHQVIERLNILEREKEERQRADEIIGKQPEAVEREQPSVMDSCNPVDFDTIPKGISSIKIYVASPSRKLVARGKLHNTDGDTVHGIKLPLGYVKVTVEVVIVGDAPLPIPVEDGDVSTIGQAIGTIVAWPFSLVEFVGECGKINHKLQNKDKKMQRSAESVASPSKTRKKMKKQEQSPKVGDSNFSKNLEFLQTYVTHMWAAESVLQVSMGEKVFGEEFPEHLHAEHLNEVLKHEWLSATVINLYARYLYDKFISPGGLTNKLSFLSPHESRDDVKGNQSISRILLKNKKIKDKMILAPFNFGDVHWALLVIDPDAGIIYFLDSMDSGSESRLLFCKNRFENALLIYRAYNQTKPAKSSRIKWIRIKCPQQTNTIDCGYFVSRFMKEVVMQYPKKIPDNYFDEYKCGTYSKDKLSEVKDEWAGYIFTNVIPGGSWIMDFLET from the exons ATGTTGCACAGGGCATTCAGAACTGACATGAGACAAAAACATCTAAGAGACAGTGATGGTAATTATAAAGAACATCCTCCGAGAGACTTATATCCCCAAATTACAAAAGAGCATTGGAATAGTTTTGTAGCTTGGTCTAAGACCGATGAGTTTCAG AAACTTAGTAAAGCAAACCGGGAAAGGGCGTTAGATCCTGAATATCCATATAGAGGTTCACGAAAAGGGTATGCTCGTCTAGAAGAGGATATG AATGGAGCTATTGACAATGCTAATGTTCAAAGAATTTTGGATAAATGT GAGGAATTAGCACAAACATTACCCGAAGAAGAGGTAGAAAATCGTGGGCGTAAAGACATATTATATCAGGCTCTAGATCGCCCAAACTACTCTGGCCGTGTTACGGCTATGGGTTTTGGCGTATGTCCTAAAGACGTGTTTCAGCCTGAAGTTCCTGCTGCCAAACAAAAGACAGTTGAAAATATTCATGCTATGTATCATCAAGTGATTGAGAGATTGAATATACTAgagagagagaaggaagagaggCAACGAGCCGATGAAATAATAGGGAAACAACCAGAAGCAGTAGAGAGAGAACAACCAAGTGTCATGGACTCCTGTAACCCTGTTGACTTTGACACCATTCcgaag GGTAtctcatcaatcaaaatatatgTAGCATCCCCTAGTCGTAAATTGGTGGCTCGTGGCAAGTTACATAACACCGATGGTGATACGGTGCATGGCATCAAATTACCATTGGGATATGTCAAAGTTACGGTTGAAGTTGTAATTGTGGGAGATGCTCCGTTGCCTATACCCGTTGAAGATGGAGATGTTTCGACGATTGGTCAGGCGATAGGTACAATTGTGGCATGGCCATTCAGTCTTGTCGAATTTGTTGGTGAATGTGGAAAG ATCAATcacaaattacaaaataaagataagaaaaTGCAACGTAGTGCTGAATCAGTTGCTTCACCGAGCAAAACtaggaagaaaatgaaaaaacaagagCAGTCACCTAAAGTTGGCgattcaaatttttcaaaaaatttagaattccTTCAAACTTATGTGACACACATGTGGGCTGCGGAGTCGGTGTTGCAAGTAAGTATGGGGGAGAAAGTATTCGGTGAGGAATTTCCTGAGCATTTGCATGCAGAGCATTTAAATGAAGTCCTTAAGCATGAATGGCTAAGTGCAACTGTTATCAACCTTTATGCTAG GTACTTATATGACAAGTTCATAAGTCCCGGGGGATTAACAAATAAGCTATCTTTCTTATCCCCACATGAATCACGTGATGATGTTAAAGGAAATCAAAGCATTTCAagaatattgttaaaaaataagaagatCAAGGATAAAATGATTCTTGCACCATTCAATTTTGG GGATGTTCATTGGGCGTTGCTTGTCATTGATCCAGATGCCGGAATTATATATTTCTTGGATTCGATGGATAGTGGCTCTGAATCAAGACTTCTATTTTGTAAAAATAGATTTGAAAA tGCTTTGCTAATTTACCGTGCCTATAATCAAACTAAACCGGCAAAATCAAGTAGAATCAAATGGATAAGAATAAAG tgTCCCCAGCAAACTAACACTATTGACTGTGGATATTTTGTGTCGCGCTTTATGAAAGAGGTTGTCATGCAATATCCAAAGAAGATTCCCGATAAT TATTTTGATGAATACAAATGTGGTACATACTCTAAGGATAAGTTAAGTGAAGTGAAGGATGAATGGGCAGGATATATTTTCACAAATGTTATCCCCGGCGGAAGTTGGATAAT GGACTTCTTGGAAACATGA